A stretch of DNA from Thalassospiraceae bacterium LMO-SO8:
GGCGCCAACGCGGCCTGGAACTGGCGAATGTCGATGGCGCCGGTGGCCAGGTCACGCATCAGGGACTGAGCCCGTAAACGGCTGGAAACCAGGGAAGCGACGTTTTTTGTGCGGTCGACGATCTGAGTAATGGCATCCGCCTTGGAATCGGCGATCTGGCCCAGATGCGTGACGGAGGCCTCACGCAATTGGCTTTGCATGGGCACCATGATGAACACGGCTGTCAGCGCGGCGATCAGAACCGCCCCGGCCAGGGAATAGCGCAGCACGTTGCGCTGTACCGCCTTGATGGTTCGGATGCGTTGTTGGGGCACGTTACATCCCGTCCCTTGAGTTTTCCTCTGCCCGATGACTCGACGGGTTCCAACCCCCTAGATAAAAGCAGAATTTCGCCAAATATTCGATAGATCAATCAGATAGGATGGAAATGTGGCGGCCGGGGGTGTCATGGACGGATGATATGAATGCGGTTAATCTTCAAGTCCGCTTGGGAACGCCTGTCGCCGCCGGAGCCGCGAAGCAGGTGAGAGGAGACCTACATGGCTGCAATTCTTGTCATCGAAGATGACGAGTTCTTTCAGAGTTTTCTCGAACTCGTGCTGTCGGGTGAGGGACACGACGTGCGTATCGCCGTCGATGGCGAGGCCGGGGTTGCCGCGGCCAGCGCCCTGCCGCCGGATATTATCCTGTGCGACATGAGCATGCCGAAGATGACCGGTTTCGAGGTCATCCGGGCGTTGAAAAAGATCGACGCGGTCAAGGACATTCCGGTCATCGCCTTGTCGGCCCATGATACGGCGGCGGACCATGACGAGGCGTTCACGGCAGGCGCGGCGGCCTATGAAACCAAGCCGATCGAAATGGACCGCCTGATCGACAGCGTCAACAAAGCCCTGGCGGGGCGTTCGCCGGGCGAGGATTAGGGCCAGACGTCCCGCAGCGCCGCGATCAGACGCGCGACGTCTTCTTCCGAAACATGGACATGAGGGGCCAGGCGCAGGCGCCCGCCGCGCAGCGACGCGTGCACGCCCCTGTCCGCCAGCGCCGCGATCATGCCGTCCGGCGGCGGATTGTCCTTGCCCAGCGACGTGATATGGGCGACGCCCCGGCCCAACGGCGGCGTTGAATATCCCATGTCCCGCGCGGCTTCGGTGACGGCGCCGGTGATCGGGGCAAGGGTGTCCTGGACCGCCGCGGGGGTCCAGGCGGCGACCTGAACGAGCGCGGCCTCCGCCATCGGCAGCATGACCGGGTTGTAGGTCTGGCCCACGTCGTAGCGGCGCGCACCCGGCGACATGTCCGGGTCGTAGACCAGCGCCCCTTCGATGCTCGCCCCCGTGGCCGGATGGTTGTAGTCATGATGTTCGAATGCGACCCCCCGCTGATGGGCGGGGGCGGCGTATAGAAACGACATGCCGTGCGGGCAGAACAGCCATTTATAGGCGGCCACGACCAGGAAGTCCGGGCGCACGCGGGCGATGTCGAAGGGCGCTGCGCCGACCCATTGCGTGGCGTCGACGACCAGGGCCGCGCCGAGGTCGCGGCATCTTGCCCCCACGGCCTCCAGGTCGATCCGCGTGCCGTCGATCCAATGGCAGGGCGGCAATGCTGCGATCGCCGTGTCGCCGTCCAGCCGGTCGAGCACGGCCGTGGTCCAGTCGGCGTCGTCCGGTCGCGGCACGGTCACCACACGGGCCCCCGCCTGTTCGGCCTTCTGCATCCACACGAAGACATTGGACGGAAACTGGTCCTCCAGCACCACGATCGTCTGCCCGCGTGCCACGGCAAGGTTCGCGGCCGCCGTGGCCAGGCCGTAACTGGCCGAGGGTTGGATCGCAATGTCGTCGGCGCGGGCGCCGATCAGCCCGGCGACCAGGGCGCGGATATGTTCCGCCTGATCGTGAAGCGCCGCGGAATCCATGGTCCAGGGTTGTACCCGGGTGGCGATCCCGGCATTCCCCGCCGCCTGGGCGGCCTTCAGCAGCGGCGTGCGCGACGCGCAGTTGAACCAGGCGATGCCGGGCGGAATGTCGAACAGGGGGCGTTGGTCGGTCAGCATGGTATTGGCCTCAGTCTCCGGATTCACGGGGCAGGGTGGTGCGTACCCCCGGCGGCCCGGCGACGATCCCCTGGGCGCGGCCCAGCCGGTGTTCCCGGTAGGCGATATAGGCGGTCGAGCCCAAGATCATGGCGCCGCCGATCCACACGAACATGTCGGGCAGTTCGTTGAAAAACACATAACCCAATGCCGTGACCCAGATCAGGCGCACGAAATCGACCGGCCCGACGACATGGGTGTCGGCCATCTTCAGGGCCTGCGCCATGGACAATTGCGCGCCGCCGCCCAGAATGCCGAGGCCGATCAGCAAGGCCCATTGCTCCGGCCCCGGCCAGGACCACACGAAGGTCGCGGGCACCAGGATGATCGGCATCATGACCAGGGACATGTAGACGGTGATGGTGGCGCTGGATTCGGTGGCGCTCAGGCGCTTGATGATGATCATGCAGCCGCCCCAGATGAGCGACGAGATGACGACCAGCATCGGCCCCAGGTCGAGGGGAATGACCCCCGGGCGCAGAATCACCAGCGTGCCGGCG
This window harbors:
- a CDS encoding response regulator; protein product: MAAILVIEDDEFFQSFLELVLSGEGHDVRIAVDGEAGVAAASALPPDIILCDMSMPKMTGFEVIRALKKIDAVKDIPVIALSAHDTAADHDEAFTAGAAAYETKPIEMDRLIDSVNKALAGRSPGED
- a CDS encoding aminotransferase class V-fold PLP-dependent enzyme, with product MLTDQRPLFDIPPGIAWFNCASRTPLLKAAQAAGNAGIATRVQPWTMDSAALHDQAEHIRALVAGLIGARADDIAIQPSASYGLATAAANLAVARGQTIVVLEDQFPSNVFVWMQKAEQAGARVVTVPRPDDADWTTAVLDRLDGDTAIAALPPCHWIDGTRIDLEAVGARCRDLGAALVVDATQWVGAAPFDIARVRPDFLVVAAYKWLFCPHGMSFLYAAPAHQRGVAFEHHDYNHPATGASIEGALVYDPDMSPGARRYDVGQTYNPVMLPMAEAALVQVAAWTPAAVQDTLAPITGAVTEAARDMGYSTPPLGRGVAHITSLGKDNPPPDGMIAALADRGVHASLRGGRLRLAPHVHVSEEDVARLIAALRDVWP
- a CDS encoding DMT family transporter, with amino-acid sequence MTSTQAPPVPAKGRTDAVRGILWMVLASLCFACMHAVIKKVAATGIHPFETAFFRLLFGMLPIIPFFVKDGLKPLKTKRLGLLTLRGVLNSAAMLCYFFALSIAPLAQVTALGFSAPIFASVLAVLFLGEVVRLRRWTAILLGFAGTLVILRPGVIPLDLGPMLVVISSLIWGGCMIIIKRLSATESSATITVYMSLVMMPIILVPATFVWSWPGPEQWALLIGLGILGGGAQLSMAQALKMADTHVVGPVDFVRLIWVTALGYVFFNELPDMFVWIGGAMILGSTAYIAYREHRLGRAQGIVAGPPGVRTTLPRESGD